The genomic interval TCCGGCCGCAGTGCGGAAGCCTGTTTCCCACCCTCAGCAGCCTTTGAGCGGTCAAGCTGTTTGCGCTTCGATCTCAGCGGAGGCGCCGCGCCCTTCCCGCATGGGACGACCGGGATGTTCGTGCCCCGCCTCAGCGAAGCCCTGCAAAGACCTCGAACGAGGCGCGGATGCGGGCCTCTTCGATCCCGTCCACGATGAAGACGAGGCGGGACGTGCGCGGGCCGTCCGACCACGCCGCCATATGCGTCGGCGGATGGACGAGGTGCTGCACGCCGTGGACGGCCACAGGGCGCGCCTCGCCGGCGAGGTCGAGGATGCCCTTGACCCGCAGGATGCGGTGGCCGTGACGGTTGAGCAGCATCGACAGCCAGATCCCGAAGCCGGTCCAGTCGATCGGCCGGTCGAGCGTCACGGAAAAGGAACGGATCGTCTCGCCGTGGCGATTCGGATCGTGCCGGTGATGCCCGTGGTGGCCGTCAGGATGCGAGTGACTGTGGTCCCCTTCCGGCTCTTGAGTCGGAGCGAGCCCGGTCGCATCGGCCATCAGCCAGGCCGCGTCCCACGCCGCGCCGTGAACGTCCACGACTGCCGCGGCCGGGTTCAGCGCGGCGAGGCGGTGGACGAGCGCGTCGAGCGCTTCCGGCGTCACGAGGTCGCCCTTCGTCACGACGATCCGGTCGGCGGCCGAGATCTGCTTGGTCATTTCCGGCCGGCGCGCGATCTGATCCGCGGCGTTGAACGCATCGACCGTCGCCACGATGCTGCCGGGGGCGAGGTGATGGGACAGCACGGGATCGGCCCGGAGGGTCGAGAGGATCGGGAACGGGTCGGCGAGCCCGGTCGATTCGATCACGAGCCGGTCGAAGGCCGGCACGAGGCCGCGCGCCCGCTTCGACAGGAGATCGCGCAGAGCCTCCGACAGCTCGCCCCGGATGGTGCAGCAGACGCAGCCCGATTGCAGCAGCACCATCGTCTCGTCGATCCGCTCGACGAGGTGGTGGTCGAGGCCGACTTCGCCGAACTCGTTGATGAGGACGGCGGCGCCCGAAAGCGCGGGATCGGACAGGAGCCGGCGCAGCAGCGTGGTCTTGCCCGAGCCGAGAAAGCCGGTCAGCAGGTTCACCGGCAGGAGGGCGGGCGCTGTCATGCCGAGCGGTGCATATGGGCGAGAAGCCCCTCGTCGAGCGGGTCGAAGGCTCGCCCGGAGAGTTTTTCCGCCGTCGGCCAGAGATGGGCGAGGGTGTCGATCATCTCGACCTTGCCGGTCGCCGTGGCGAGCACGTAGGCACGCCCCTGGAAGTCGGAGAGGGTCAGCCGGTAGGCGGACAGGATCCGGTTCGCGAGGCGGATCCGCCGCGTTCTTTCCAGCCGGCGCTCGCGGGCCGTATCGTTGCGCGAGTAGGTGCCGGGGCGTGGGACGGCATCCGTCCAGTGCGTCTCGATGCCGAGCACGCCGCAGAGCGAGCACATGGGCTTTCCCTTTCGGCTCCGGTCAGGCCTGACGCGGGAAACGCTGGGCGAAATCGTCGGCCATCTCGTTCATGGTCACGAACCGCACGCCCTCGTGGCCCTTCATGTACGCGAACAGGCGCTCCAGCATCAGCAGCACCTGGGGCCGGCCGGCGACGTCCGGATGGATCGTCATCGGGAAGACGGCGTAGTCCATCTCGCGGTAGACCCAGTCGAACTGGTCGCGCCACATCTGCTCGATGTCGCGCGGGTTGACGAAGCCGTGGCTGTTGGGCGCCTTCTTGATGAACATCATCGGCGGCAGGTCGTCGAGATACCAGTTGGCCGGGATCTCGATGAGGCCGGTCTCGTGTCCGCGCTTCAGCGGTACCATCCAGTCGGCCGGCTTTCCGGCGTAATCGATCTTCGTCCACTGGTCGCCGACCCGCACGTAGTAGGGCGTGAAGTCGTCGTGCATCAGCGAGTGATCGTATTTGATGCCGCGTTCGAGCAGGAGTTCGTTGGTGACGTTGGAGAACTCCCACCAGGGCGCGACGTAGCCCGTCGGACGCCGGCCGGAGAGCCGTTCGACGAGGTCGATGCACTTATCGAGAACCTCGGTCTCCTGCTCGCGCGTCATCGCGATCGGGTTCTCGTGGCTGTAGCCGTGGATGCCGATCTCATGCCCGGCATCGGCGACCGCCTTCATCTGCTCGGGGAAGGTCTCGATCGAGTGGCCGGGGATGAACCACGTCGTGCGGATGTCGAGGCGCTTGAACAGCTTCACGAGGCGCGGTGCGCCCACTTCGCCGGCAAAGAGCCCGCGCGAGATGTCGTCCGGCGAATCCTCGCCGCCGTAGGAGCCGAGCCAGCCCGCGACCGCATCGACGTCGATGCCGAAGCCGCAGAGAATGTCCTTTGCCATCGGTCGCGTTTCCCTATGCCGTTCTGGGCGAGATAAATGTCTCTCACAAAACTCCCGCCGTGCTGTCATCGCCCGAGCGAGAACGCAAAGAGACCGGGAATTTTGTGATTCACTCCAAGGCGTCGGGATCGAACGGCGATGACGGTTGCGTTTCGTCCGGCGTCCTCACTCGGACTTTACCGGAACGGACCGATCAGGCGCTCGTACGCGGCTTCGGCGGGACCGTAGCTGCTTCCCGCGAGGTCGCACAGCAGCCCACGGTCGCGGACGGTGATCAGAGCACGCTTGGCCTGGATCGCGCCGTAGCCTTCGAGCGCCTGGATCGCCAGCGTCACGGTCGATCGCTGCGTCGCCAGCATGATCGACAGGAAATCGTGGGTGAGCGAGAGATCGTTGCCCACCAGCCGATCATGCGCCATCAGGATCCAGCGGGCCAGCCGCTCCTCGACGGAGTAGGCGCCGTTCGACATCGCCGTCTGGCTTATCGTCATCATCACCGTGTGAGTGTAGCGCAGCAGCAGGTCGTGCAGGGCGGGGCTGCTCCGGAGGGCGTCGCGGAACGCCTCGGCCCCGATCCGCAGCCAGGGGCCGCCGACCTGGACCAGAAGCTCGTGCGTGGCGTGATCCACCTTCAACACGCTAGCCGTGCTGACCATGCCCTCGGAGCCGAAGCAGCCGACCTCGATCCGCCGCCCCTCACCGGTGACGGCGACGTTCGACGACAATCCGGCTTCCGGAAAGTAGACGAAGTCCAGCGGATCCCCGACGGACCAGAGGATGTCGCCTCTTTGAACCTGGACACGCTCGAACTGCGGCAGGAGCTGTTCCAGCTCGCTGGGTGGCAACGCCTGAAGTAGGCGATTTCGTGGTGATGATACACCCATCGCTGGTTCCAGCCCCTCTCGCGTTCCTGCGGAAACGCAGGCCCTTGAACGTTGCGTTCGATGTTCCCGGACGGCGCACGGGCCGGCGCGACCGGACGATGCTCGCTCCCCTTGTTTTTGCATTATCCTTTTCCGAAGGCCGGCAACCACCTTTCGGGATGATGCTCTCGCGGAATCCGCGTTGGGGCGGTGGCTCTCCGGGCGACGATTCGGCATTCTTCAGGCCGACTTCGACCCGCGAAGCCGTGCCGTCATCCCCGCGCCGAGGCCTCGGCCGGCCGGGACGCCCGGCCGGTAACCCTTCGCCGTCCGGCCCGGCGGCGCAGCACATAGAGCGTCAGCCCGGTCGCGAAGAAGCCGGGGAGCGCGAGCGCCGCGAGGCAGAACAAGAGGGCGACGGGCGCGCCGAAGAAGCGCCCGCGATGCACTTCCAGCATGTTGTCGGCGATACGCGCGCCGAGGGCCGAGTCGGCGGCGCGCTTGTCGGAGAGCCGGACGCCGGTGCGGGCGTCGTAGGTGGTCTCGTTGCGCAGGTTCGAATCCGGGGCGTACCAGCGGATGCGGATCGCTGCGGCGTCCGGCCCCGGCAGGGTCAGGGTCGCGAGGGAGGCCGTGCGCGTGGCCCTAAACTCCGCCCAGGCGGTGTCGATGGCCGATGTCCCATCCGGCATCTTGCCATCCGCGATGTTGCCATCGGGGGGCTTGCCGCCGGGCGCGCGCTCTGCGGCCCGCGCCGGGGGGGCCGGGCCGGTCAGAAGCCATGTCGCGCCCGCGCGGTACCATTCATAGGACCACCACAGGCCCGACAGGGCGCTCACCGCGTAGACCGGCAAGAGCCATGTCCCGGCGACCGCATGCAGGGACCACCAACGGGCCCGGCCGGGCCGGGCGAGGTTCGGCCGGAGCCAGACCCGCCAGCCGTGCCGGCCGGGCCAGCGCAGATACAGCCCGCTGCCGAGGAAGAGGAGCAGAGCGAGGGTGCAGGCGCCGGTGATCGTGCGGCCCCAGCCCTTGCCCTCGCCGGGAAGCAGCAGCCAGCGGTGCAACGCCCGCACGGTGGCGAAGAACGCCTCGAGCCGCACGGGGCCGAGCAAGGACCCGTCGGCGGGGTCGGCGTAGACGGGCGAGGGCCGCCCGCCCGCCCGGTCGCGGGCAAAACGCGCCACGGCGCTTTGAACGGGATCGCCCGAAAGGGTCAGTGCGGAGACGCGCCGTCCCGGAAGCTGCGCCTCGATCCGTGCCGCCAGGGCCGAGGGCGTGAGCGGCGGCCGGTCCTGCGCCGACGAAACCTGCATCCGGTCGCGGTTGGCGAAGGCGGTGATCGCCTCTTCGTAGCTCATCAGCGCGCCCGTGAGGCCCGTCAGCGCGAGCACGAGCCCGGCGGTGAGGCCGAGCGCCCAGTGCAGGCGAAACAGAACGGTGCGGGCGGGAGAGAAGGCTGACGGCATGACGCTCCGAGAATGGACTCGTCCGATGATCCGGTGAGGCCGGCGCCTCAGTAGCGCGCCGTCAGGCTGGCAAGCACCGTCAGGGGCGCACCGGGCTGATTGTTGAACGCGTTGAACGGCTGCTCGATGTAGCGCCGGTCGGTGAGGTTGCGGCCGTTCACGGCGAAGCGCCAAGTCGGGTCGATCTCGTAGAACACGGTCGCGTCGAGGCGGGCATAGGCGCCGACCTTGTAGGTGTTGGTGATGTCGCCGAAGCGCTCGCCGACATAGGTCAGGCCGCCGCCGAAACCCCAACCGTGCAGGGGGCCGCCCTGGAACTGGTAGGTCGACCAGACGCTGGCGCTGAAGACCGGCGCCGCCGGCAGGCGGTTGCCGATGGCGACGGTCGCATCCTTCGTGACCTCCGCATCGAGATAGCCGATGCCGCCGATGATCTTCCAGCCCGGCAGGATCTCGCCGGCGATGTCGCCTTCGAACCCCTGCGAGCGCTGCTCGCCGGTGATGATCGAGAAGCCGGTATTGACCGGATCGGACGCGGCGACGTTCGCCCGCAGGATGCGGAAGGCGGCGGCACTCACCGTGAGCCGGTCGGGGATCAGGTCGAAGCGGGCGCCGACCTCCACCTGCTCGCCGGTCTCCGGGGGCGGGCTCGCGACGTTGAGGACGTTGGCGGTCTGCGGCACGAAGGAGGTGGTGTAGCTGCCATAGAGCGTGAGCGGCTCCACCGGCCGCCAGACGAGGCCGACCCGCGGTGAGACCCCGGTGAGGTTCTGCTCCGGCGGGATCGTCCGCGTGGTCGGGGTGCGCTGGAAATAGAGCTGGTCGGCCGTATCGAAACGCACGCCGAGCACGAGCTGCAGGCCGGGAAAGAACTCGATCTGGTCCTGCAGGTAGAGGCCGAACAGGCTGAGCTTCTGCCGCAGGTCGCTCTGCAGGGTGAGCGTGCCGATTTGCGGCACTGAGCCCCGGATCGGGTTGAGGAAGGAGACCGAGGTCGCGGCCCCCTGCGTCGTGAACGGATGGCGGAAGCCGTCCACGATCTCGAAACCGGCCAGGGCGGTGTGGCGGAAGCCGAGGGGATCGATGAAGCGCCCGACGGCCTCGGTCCGGCTGTCGATGGAGTGATAGATCGATTCGCCCTCGGTGAGGCGCCGCGTCACCGTGGTCCCGGTGGCGTTCACGCCCGTCGCCCGGGTCGCCAGGAGATTGAACGAGCCCCACTGGCCGTTGATCGTCTGCCGCAGGGTCAGGTTCTCGTTGACGTCGTGCTCGGCCAGCAGGGTGATCGCGTTCGCCTCGCCGTAGTAGCGCGACCACGGCTCGCCGTAGAAGCGGCGGACGTTGTCGAGCGGCACCCGGCCGCGCAACGCGATCAGGCCCTCGTCGTACTGGCTGTGCTGGCGGGTGAACTCGGCGTTGAGGTAGACCCGCGTCGAGGCGTCGGGCGTCCAGACGAAGGCCGGCGCGAAGAAGTGCCGGGAGTTTTCCGGGCCGCCGAAATCGCGGAAGGTCGCCTCGTTCTGCGTGCCGAAGCTGAAGCGTGCGGCGAGCCCCTCCACGCTCGGGATCGCGCCCGAGACCGAGCCCTGCACCCGGCGGAAGCCGAACGAGCCGCCCTGGACCGTCAGGTCGGCGGACGGCGTGAGGGTCGGCTGGCGGGTGACGATGTTGATGAGGCCGCCGGGATCGCCCTGGCCGTAGAGCACCGAGGCCGGGCCTTTGAGCACCTCAATCCGCTCGACGTTGGCCAGATCGCGCTGCGTCGGCTGAAACGTGTTGGCCGGGTTCAGCACCAGCCCGTCGATGGCGTAGGTCTGGGTGCGGAAGCCGCGCAGGATGTAGGTGTCGGAGCGGCCCTGGATCGTGCCCCCCGGCTGGACGTTGCTGACATTGGTGAGCGCGTCGGTCAGGCGCACGGCCTGCTGATCGACCAGAACCTCGCGCGGGACGACCTGGATCGATTGCGGCGTGTCGCGCAACGCCGTGTCCGTCCGCGTCGCGGTGGCCGAGCGCGCGGCGCGGTATCCGACGACGGGACCGCTCGCCCGCTCGCCGCTGCCCGTGACCGAGAGTTCGGACAAAACGGCCTCGGCGCCCTCCGGGGGGACGGTTTGCGCATGGACGCTCAACGGCCAGAGAAGGGCGAGGCCGAGCAGGGCGCGCGAGCCGGTGACGATCGCAGCCGACCCCGGAGTGACGGGATGCACTCTTCCCTGCGCTGCGTTGCTCATAGTGGTTCCGATGCGAGAGCCGGCTCCACGGAACCAGCACGGCGCGTTTACATATGTGGCTTTGCAGTCCGCAAGCGTATGATTGTCTATTTTGCAGGATTATTTCGATGGAGATCATGTCGTTGCGGCGGAACAACAATTTATTCCAAGTCTAAAGTAGAAACGAATCTGCGCCGGCCGCATGGCTTGGAAGTCATCGTTCGAACGGGATTCTGCGCCGCCGATGTCCGGGCCGTTCGGCGGCGGCGTCGCCCCGATGGAGCGCCGCTCGCCTCGCTTGCGCTTTCGTGTCTACAATCGCCACTACGATCCTCGCGCGATTGCCACGGCCGGGGCGCACCGACATGCGACGCCTTCTCAAGTTCCTGCACACGATGGGGGCGGTCGGGCTGATGGGGGCGATGGCCTGCCTCGTCATCCTCCTGAGCCACACCCCGCCTCCCGCCTCGCTCGCCGGCTACGCCCTGATGCGCGGGGCGATGGGCTCCGTCGCGACATGGATCTTCCTGCCCTCGCTCGGCCTGACGCTGATCTCCGGGCTGCTGGCGGTCGCGCTGCATCCGGGCTTTCGCGAGGCGGGGTGGGCCTGGGTCAAGCTCGCCACCGGCGTGCTGGTGTTCGAGGGCGGCTTCGTCGGCATCCAGGGGCCGATGCAGGAGGAGGCCCGGCGCAGCGCCGCCGCGCTCCGGGGCGAGATCGATCCCGCCACCCTCACGGGCGCGCTGGCGGCCGAGAGCAACACCCTCTGGGTGATCCTCGCCGTCGCGGTCGTCAACGTCGTGCTCGGCATCTGGCGGCCGCGCATCCTGCGGCTTCCGCGCCCCGACGTGTCACGGCCGGCCTGACGGCGTTTCGGCAAGACGCCTCGGGAACAGGGGTCGGCGCGGAACGCTTTCGGGCGAAGCTCCGTTGCCGCTCCTGGGGTTCGTATTGGATCGAGGGAGGCGGTGCGCCGGCACGGCTCCCGGCAGATGGGACGGCGGAGGAGCGTGATGGCGACGCGAGGCTTTACCGGGCGGCCCCCCGCCGCGGCGATCCGCGAACGGCTCCCGCCGGGTCAGTACCTCACCGACGATTTCCCCGTGCTCCAGCTTGGGCCCACGCCGCGGGTTTCGACCGAGGGCTGGCGCTTCACCCTGCGCCAGGGCCCGCGACCGCTGGCGAGCTGGACTTGGGAGGAGTTCGCGCAACTGCCCCGCACCCGTTGGAGCGGCGATATCCACTGTGTGACCAAGTGGTCGAAGTTCGATACCGCCTGGGAGGGCGTGAGCTTCGACGACATCCTGGCGGCGGCCGGTCTCGAGGCGCCGACGGGCTTCCTTCTGGCCGAAAGCCACGACGACTACACCACCAACCTGCCGGTGGCGGATCTGACCGGCGGCAAGGCGATGGTGGCGACCCATTACGACGGCAAGCCGATCCCGCCCGACCACGGTGGTCCCGCCCGTCTCCTCGTACCGCATCTCTATTTCTGGAAGAGCGCCAAATGGGTGAAGGGTCTGCGCTTTACCGAACGCGACGAGGCCGGGTTCTGGGAACTGCGCGGCTACCACATGTACGGCGACCCCTGGCGTGAGCAGCGTTTCAGCGGCGACTGAAGGATTGCCCGACGTGAACGGCATCGCGCCCTCGCCCTCGCCGTCACCCTGGCGGGAAGTGACGATCCGGGCGATCACGCCCGTGACGCCGCGGGTGAAAAGCTTCCGCTTCGACCCCCTGGATCGCCCGCACCGGGCCGGCCAGCACGTCGATGTGCGCCTCACCGCGCCCGGCGGCTACCGGGCGCAGCGCAGCTACTCCATCGCCTCGGCGCCGGATGATCCCGCCGGCATCGAACTGATGATCGAGGGGTTGGAGGCGGGCGAGGTTTCGGGCTTCTTCGACACCGTGGCCGAGGTCGGCGACACGATCGAGCTGCGCGGTCCTCTCGGCGCGTTCTCGTGGAGTCCGGCGGATGGCGGGCCGGTGCTGCTGATCGGCGGCGGCTCCGGCATCGTGCCGCTGCTGGCCATGGTGCGCGAGCGGACCCGGCACGCGCCCGAGGTGCCGATGCTGCTGATCTACTCCGTGCGCAATGCCGCCGAGGCCATCGCCCGGGCGGAACTCGCCGCGCTCTCCCGCGACGAGACCGGCTTCGACCTGACCCTGCTCCTGACCCGCGAGGGGCCGACCGCGGGCCGGCGCATCGACCGCGTGATGATCGACACAGCGATCGAGTGCCTCGGCATGCCGCGCCACGTCTTCGTCTGCGGCGGCAACGGCTTCGTCGGCGCGGTCGCCGATCTGCTGGTGGATGCGGGCGTGAAGCCGGGCCTGATCCGCACGGAGCGGTTCGGCGGCTGACGTCGTTCCGGTTCGGGTGTCCGGAGAGGGAAGGGCG from Methylobacterium sp. AMS5 carries:
- a CDS encoding GTP-binding protein translates to MTAPALLPVNLLTGFLGSGKTTLLRRLLSDPALSGAAVLINEFGEVGLDHHLVERIDETMVLLQSGCVCCTIRGELSEALRDLLSKRARGLVPAFDRLVIESTGLADPFPILSTLRADPVLSHHLAPGSIVATVDAFNAADQIARRPEMTKQISAADRIVVTKGDLVTPEALDALVHRLAALNPAAAVVDVHGAAWDAAWLMADATGLAPTQEPEGDHSHSHPDGHHGHHRHDPNRHGETIRSFSVTLDRPIDWTGFGIWLSMLLNRHGHRILRVKGILDLAGEARPVAVHGVQHLVHPPTHMAAWSDGPRTSRLVFIVDGIEEARIRASFEVFAGLR
- a CDS encoding polysaccharide deacetylase, which produces MAKDILCGFGIDVDAVAGWLGSYGGEDSPDDISRGLFAGEVGAPRLVKLFKRLDIRTTWFIPGHSIETFPEQMKAVADAGHEIGIHGYSHENPIAMTREQETEVLDKCIDLVERLSGRRPTGYVAPWWEFSNVTNELLLERGIKYDHSLMHDDFTPYYVRVGDQWTKIDYAGKPADWMVPLKRGHETGLIEIPANWYLDDLPPMMFIKKAPNSHGFVNPRDIEQMWRDQFDWVYREMDYAVFPMTIHPDVAGRPQVLLMLERLFAYMKGHEGVRFVTMNEMADDFAQRFPRQA
- a CDS encoding Crp/Fnr family transcriptional regulator → MGVSSPRNRLLQALPPSELEQLLPQFERVQVQRGDILWSVGDPLDFVYFPEAGLSSNVAVTGEGRRIEVGCFGSEGMVSTASVLKVDHATHELLVQVGGPWLRIGAEAFRDALRSSPALHDLLLRYTHTVMMTISQTAMSNGAYSVEERLARWILMAHDRLVGNDLSLTHDFLSIMLATQRSTVTLAIQALEGYGAIQAKRALITVRDRGLLCDLAGSSYGPAEAAYERLIGPFR
- a CDS encoding PepSY-associated TM helix domain-containing protein yields the protein MPSAFSPARTVLFRLHWALGLTAGLVLALTGLTGALMSYEEAITAFANRDRMQVSSAQDRPPLTPSALAARIEAQLPGRRVSALTLSGDPVQSAVARFARDRAGGRPSPVYADPADGSLLGPVRLEAFFATVRALHRWLLLPGEGKGWGRTITGACTLALLLFLGSGLYLRWPGRHGWRVWLRPNLARPGRARWWSLHAVAGTWLLPVYAVSALSGLWWSYEWYRAGATWLLTGPAPPARAAERAPGGKPPDGNIADGKMPDGTSAIDTAWAEFRATRTASLATLTLPGPDAAAIRIRWYAPDSNLRNETTYDARTGVRLSDKRAADSALGARIADNMLEVHRGRFFGAPVALLFCLAALALPGFFATGLTLYVLRRRAGRRRVTGRASRPAEASARG
- a CDS encoding TonB-dependent siderophore receptor; this encodes MSNAAQGRVHPVTPGSAAIVTGSRALLGLALLWPLSVHAQTVPPEGAEAVLSELSVTGSGERASGPVVGYRAARSATATRTDTALRDTPQSIQVVPREVLVDQQAVRLTDALTNVSNVQPGGTIQGRSDTYILRGFRTQTYAIDGLVLNPANTFQPTQRDLANVERIEVLKGPASVLYGQGDPGGLINIVTRQPTLTPSADLTVQGGSFGFRRVQGSVSGAIPSVEGLAARFSFGTQNEATFRDFGGPENSRHFFAPAFVWTPDASTRVYLNAEFTRQHSQYDEGLIALRGRVPLDNVRRFYGEPWSRYYGEANAITLLAEHDVNENLTLRQTINGQWGSFNLLATRATGVNATGTTVTRRLTEGESIYHSIDSRTEAVGRFIDPLGFRHTALAGFEIVDGFRHPFTTQGAATSVSFLNPIRGSVPQIGTLTLQSDLRQKLSLFGLYLQDQIEFFPGLQLVLGVRFDTADQLYFQRTPTTRTIPPEQNLTGVSPRVGLVWRPVEPLTLYGSYTTSFVPQTANVLNVASPPPETGEQVEVGARFDLIPDRLTVSAAAFRILRANVAASDPVNTGFSIITGEQRSQGFEGDIAGEILPGWKIIGGIGYLDAEVTKDATVAIGNRLPAAPVFSASVWSTYQFQGGPLHGWGFGGGLTYVGERFGDITNTYKVGAYARLDATVFYEIDPTWRFAVNGRNLTDRRYIEQPFNAFNNQPGAPLTVLASLTARY
- a CDS encoding sulfite oxidase-like oxidoreductase, with product MATRGFTGRPPAAAIRERLPPGQYLTDDFPVLQLGPTPRVSTEGWRFTLRQGPRPLASWTWEEFAQLPRTRWSGDIHCVTKWSKFDTAWEGVSFDDILAAAGLEAPTGFLLAESHDDYTTNLPVADLTGGKAMVATHYDGKPIPPDHGGPARLLVPHLYFWKSAKWVKGLRFTERDEAGFWELRGYHMYGDPWREQRFSGD
- a CDS encoding ferredoxin reductase, with protein sequence MNGIAPSPSPSPWREVTIRAITPVTPRVKSFRFDPLDRPHRAGQHVDVRLTAPGGYRAQRSYSIASAPDDPAGIELMIEGLEAGEVSGFFDTVAEVGDTIELRGPLGAFSWSPADGGPVLLIGGGSGIVPLLAMVRERTRHAPEVPMLLIYSVRNAAEAIARAELAALSRDETGFDLTLLLTREGPTAGRRIDRVMIDTAIECLGMPRHVFVCGGNGFVGAVADLLVDAGVKPGLIRTERFGG